The proteins below are encoded in one region of Lactuca sativa cultivar Salinas chromosome 3, Lsat_Salinas_v11, whole genome shotgun sequence:
- the LOC111896727 gene encoding uncharacterized protein LOC111896727, whose amino-acid sequence MPSSDILAVIDNRLLLEEMAYNREELHKVLNQFLPRLNTQQISIGKVVLVVAASGITSLLLPSGTTTHSRFKIPIDMTNKKSCDIKKRAMLGDLMCHTSLIIWDEAPISDIRCFEYLDRSLRDVLECKKKPFGGISVLLGDDFRQTLPVVPKSTRYELTTLTLPKSYLRPLFEVRMLTENMHLLSNTNAETYTISTMDFASWLLNIGDGLLGCPDTDDPDNTSWVQIPESLLIPPGPNALQDLIQFVYGDCILTNPTAKDLLERAIVCPTNEVADKINNMILKTITASGLVYNNTNSM is encoded by the exons ATGCCATCATCTGATATCCTTGCTGTGATTGATAATCGACTGTTACTTGAAGAAATGGCTTACAATAGAGAAGAACTACACAAAGTGCTTAATCAATTTCTGCCACGATTAAATACACAACAAAT ATCAATTGGGAAAGTGGTTCTAGTTGTTGCTGCATCTGGAATCACATCATTATTACTTCCATCTGGAACAACCACACATTCAAGATTTAAGATTCCAATAGACATGACAAACAAAAAATCTTGTGATATAAAAAAGAGAGCAATGTTAGGTGATCTCATGTGTCATACATCACTTATTATATGGGATGAAGCACCAATAAGTGACATAAGATGTTTTGAATATCTCGACAGGTCACTACGAGATGTTTTAGAATGTAAGAAAAAACCATTTGGTGGTATTTCTGTCCTCCTTGGTGATGACTTTCGACAAACACTTCCAGTTGTCCCAAAAAGCACACGTTATGAGCTAACGACACTTACACTACCAAAATCATATCTACGGCCTCTTTTTGAAGTTAGAATGCTTACGGAAAATATGCATTTACTTTCCAATACAAATGCCGAGACATACACAATATCAACAATGGATTTTGCCAGTTGGCTTCTCAACATTGGAGATGGTTTGCTTGGATGTCCAGATACAGATGATCCGGACAACACATCTTGGGTTCAAATTCCAGAATCACTGTTGATCCCACCTGGACCAAATGCGTTACAAGATCTTATACAATTTGTGTATGGAGATTGTATACTCACCAACCCAACTGCCAAAGACCTTTTAGAAAGGGCAATTGTTTGTCCAACAAATGAAGTGGCAGATAAGATAAACAACATGATCCTAAAAACTATCACAGCTTCCGGTTTAGTATATAACAATACAAATTCAATGTAG